One stretch of Patescibacteria group bacterium DNA includes these proteins:
- a CDS encoding glycosyltransferase family 4 protein has protein sequence MDLNKPRVLMFGWEFPPFNSGGLGVACYGLTRSLVKEGADVCFVLPKNLGNPHNFLNMKFADDTDLSTLYNQMTVKELEVFLYPYLDEEVYKSKQELLEVLKKKGYVPYATDLYSEVLRYGALSREIAKNEKHDIIHAHDWLSYPAGIEAKKVSGKPLITHIHATELDRTGHQGSNEKVFEIEKQGFEAADKIVAVSQLTKDTVTRHYGVKENKVEVVHNGIDEDYYKQKEILNNKLASLKRDGSKIVLFLGRITIQKGPDYFIKMAKKVLENEPKVYFLVAGSGDMKEKIMKQAAELRISDRVLFIGWLNSTDQAHAYQVADLFVMPSVSEPFGLVPLESMINNTPVLISKQSGVAEVTTNVLKADFWNIDEMANKILSVLAYNSLNNQLIHYGRNEVKEINWQKAAVKCLNIYNKMILNPT, from the coding sequence ATGGATTTAAACAAACCAAGAGTATTAATGTTCGGCTGGGAATTTCCACCCTTCAATAGCGGAGGTCTGGGCGTTGCTTGTTACGGTTTAACTCGCTCTCTAGTCAAAGAAGGAGCCGATGTTTGTTTTGTACTCCCAAAAAATCTTGGTAATCCGCACAATTTCCTTAATATGAAATTTGCCGACGATACTGACCTCTCTACTCTTTACAATCAGATGACTGTAAAAGAGTTGGAGGTTTTTTTATACCCTTATTTAGACGAAGAAGTTTATAAATCAAAACAAGAACTATTAGAAGTTTTGAAAAAAAAGGGTTATGTCCCATATGCAACTGACCTATATTCTGAAGTTTTAAGATATGGAGCCCTCTCCAGGGAAATAGCAAAGAATGAAAAACATGACATAATTCATGCCCACGATTGGCTCTCATACCCTGCTGGTATTGAGGCTAAAAAAGTTTCTGGCAAACCACTTATCACCCATATCCATGCCACCGAACTAGATAGAACAGGCCACCAAGGATCTAATGAAAAAGTATTTGAAATTGAAAAACAAGGTTTCGAAGCTGCCGATAAAATTGTCGCTGTAAGTCAATTAACAAAAGATACTGTTACCAGACATTACGGCGTAAAAGAAAATAAGGTTGAAGTTGTTCACAATGGAATTGATGAAGATTACTACAAACAAAAAGAAATTCTAAATAACAAATTAGCTAGCTTAAAAAGAGACGGCTCAAAAATTGTTTTATTTTTAGGCCGTATCACTATTCAAAAAGGACCTGACTATTTTATTAAAATGGCCAAAAAAGTTTTAGAGAATGAACCTAAAGTATATTTTCTTGTTGCTGGATCTGGCGACATGAAAGAAAAAATAATGAAACAAGCAGCTGAACTCAGAATATCAGACAGAGTTTTATTTATCGGCTGGCTCAACAGCACCGATCAGGCGCACGCCTATCAAGTTGCAGACTTATTTGTTATGCCTTCTGTCTCTGAACCTTTCGGGCTTGTTCCTTTGGAGTCAATGATAAACAACACACCGGTTTTAATATCAAAGCAATCAGGAGTAGCAGAGGTCACAACAAATGTTTTAAAAGCTGATTTTTGGAATATCGATGAAATGGCAAACAAGATTTTATCTGTACTTGCTTACAACAGTTTAAACAATCAATTAATACACTATGGCCGAAATGAGGTAAAAGAAATCAACTGGCAAAAAGCGGCGGTCAAATGTTTAAATATTTATAATAAAATGATTCTTAATCCTACATAA
- a CDS encoding glycoside hydrolase family 57 protein, producing the protein MPSICFYFQVHQPLRIKPYKVFDVGNDPEYFNDASDNKTNNKLIMEKVSNKSYLPTNKLLLELLNRHPEFKVSFSLSGVFLEQLEDGFPEVLKSFQDLVKTGRAEILSETYYHSLSFLYSKDEFRKQVELHKQKIWDLFEVEPQVFRNTELIFNNELAQEAEAMGYKGVIAEGADHILDWRSPNFVYRSPGTKNIKLLLKNYKLSDDIAFRFSDKGWAAHPLLAETFSSWVSDHNGAGNLINLFMDYETFGEHQWEDTGIFKFLENLPNEVLKNPDNDFVTPSEAIAKYDDFGEIDFPHYVSWADEERDLSAWLSNDIQRDSMEKIYAMEKNVLETKDEKLIKTWRRLQTSDHFYYMCTKFFNDGDVHKYFSPYDTPYDAFINFMNALNDLKIRVNEKLEQINKKGKKKVIKKAVDDIHEKDDGHFHNPNFIIELNKAKNHVIDLRKERKLKKVKKM; encoded by the coding sequence ATGCCTTCAATTTGTTTTTATTTTCAAGTACACCAACCTCTTCGTATTAAACCTTACAAAGTTTTTGATGTTGGCAATGACCCCGAATACTTCAATGATGCCAGTGACAATAAAACAAACAACAAATTGATAATGGAAAAAGTTTCCAACAAATCATACCTACCTACGAACAAACTTCTTCTCGAACTCCTCAACAGACACCCTGAGTTTAAGGTTAGTTTTTCTCTTTCGGGAGTATTTCTTGAACAACTTGAAGACGGTTTTCCTGAAGTTTTAAAATCTTTTCAAGACCTCGTAAAAACCGGACGAGCAGAGATACTTTCAGAGACATATTACCATTCACTTTCCTTCCTATATTCAAAGGACGAGTTTCGAAAACAAGTCGAATTGCACAAGCAAAAAATATGGGATCTTTTTGAAGTCGAGCCACAAGTATTTAGAAATACGGAATTAATATTCAACAATGAACTAGCTCAAGAGGCAGAGGCCATGGGATACAAGGGTGTAATAGCTGAAGGAGCTGATCATATTCTAGACTGGCGAAGTCCCAATTTTGTTTACCGCTCTCCTGGGACAAAGAATATAAAATTACTTTTAAAAAACTATAAACTATCCGACGATATCGCTTTCCGTTTTTCAGACAAAGGCTGGGCCGCTCACCCCCTACTTGCAGAAACTTTTTCTTCATGGGTTTCAGATCACAATGGAGCCGGAAATTTGATTAATCTTTTCATGGACTATGAAACATTTGGAGAACACCAATGGGAAGATACAGGTATATTTAAATTTCTAGAAAATTTGCCAAATGAAGTATTAAAAAATCCAGACAATGATTTTGTCACCCCAAGTGAAGCAATCGCCAAGTACGATGATTTTGGAGAAATTGATTTCCCTCATTATGTCTCCTGGGCTGATGAAGAAAGAGACTTGTCCGCTTGGCTATCTAACGATATCCAACGAGATTCTATGGAAAAAATATATGCCATGGAAAAAAATGTTCTTGAGACCAAGGACGAAAAACTAATAAAAACTTGGCGACGCCTCCAAACTTCTGATCATTTTTATTATATGTGTACCAAATTTTTCAATGATGGCGATGTACACAAATATTTTAGTCCCTACGATACACCTTATGATGCTTTTATTAATTTTATGAATGCTTTAAACGATTTAAAAATTAGAGTTAATGAAAAATTAGAGCAGATAAATAAAAAGGGGAAGAAAAAGGTCATCAAAAAGGCAGTTGATGATATACACGAAAAAGATGACGGACACTTCCACAATCCCAATTTTATTATTGAATTAAATAAGGCGAAGAACCATGTTATTGATTTGCGAAAAGAAAGGAAGTTGAAGAAAGTAAAAAAGATGTAA
- a CDS encoding inorganic diphosphatase — MEYSKKYLNKTIHVKIDRPLGSKHPKHDFVYPLNYGYVPDTNAPDGEEIDAYVLGVFEAVNEFEGKCVAIIHRTNDDDDKLIIVPENKNYSDEQIIALTEFQEKFFKSEIIR, encoded by the coding sequence ATGGAATATTCAAAAAAATATCTAAACAAAACAATTCATGTAAAAATAGATAGACCACTTGGGTCTAAACATCCCAAGCATGATTTTGTATACCCACTCAATTACGGATATGTCCCAGACACAAACGCCCCAGATGGAGAAGAAATAGATGCTTATGTTTTAGGAGTATTTGAAGCAGTAAATGAATTTGAAGGAAAATGTGTTGCCATTATCCATAGAACAAATGACGATGATGATAAACTAATTATTGTCCCTGAAAATAAAAATTATTCAGATGAACAAATAATTGCCTTAACAGAATTTCAAGAAAAATTTTTTAAGTCAGAAATTATACGGTAA
- a CDS encoding IS256 family transposase: MINNNKYLETSLINLRNSLSSWSMEEFIVSTIESLMSVERSEYLNQTGSSDKGNGFYLRAFKTFSRNSLRINIPRTRSGVFSPDTLELVKLGQEQMNELVLSLYKKGMTSRDISELVKQLFGDSVSATKVTNLAKIFHEFRIAWENTKLDNHYKVVFCDCIFITVRRGDSYSNEAVYVAYGVKNDNTRELLALSINPTESATEWGEILDDLKKKRGIKKIDLIVADGISSLENEVHRVFPETRFQKCIVHKMRNILNKTRPKDKAEMAIDLKELFDNFSENDTTEKALKKVEIFIQKWKNRYPNIASFFKEGKIEYYFTYIEFHPEVRRMIYTTNSIENLNRIIRKATKNKLSFEKPEYLLDYVFMVIKEFEEKNFQKYPVTNYKYFKIIN, from the coding sequence ATGATAAATAATAACAAGTATTTAGAAACAAGTCTAATTAATTTGAGAAATTCACTATCAAGTTGGTCTATGGAGGAATTTATTGTTTCAACTATTGAATCATTGATGAGCGTGGAACGAAGTGAATATTTAAATCAAACTGGTAGCAGTGATAAAGGGAATGGTTTCTATCTGAGAGCGTTTAAGACATTTTCTCGTAATTCTTTAAGAATAAATATCCCTCGAACGAGATCTGGAGTATTCTCTCCGGATACACTGGAATTAGTTAAACTAGGTCAAGAACAGATGAATGAGTTAGTTTTGTCTCTGTACAAAAAAGGGATGACCAGTAGAGACATTTCTGAGTTAGTTAAACAATTATTCGGTGATAGTGTCAGTGCTACTAAAGTGACTAATTTAGCTAAAATATTCCATGAATTTAGGATTGCTTGGGAAAATACCAAACTGGATAATCACTACAAAGTAGTGTTCTGCGATTGTATATTTATTACTGTTAGACGTGGTGATAGCTACTCCAATGAGGCAGTTTATGTAGCCTACGGCGTCAAAAACGACAACACTAGAGAACTATTAGCTCTCAGCATTAACCCCACAGAATCGGCTACAGAGTGGGGAGAAATATTGGATGATTTAAAAAAGAAGAGAGGGATTAAAAAAATTGATTTAATAGTAGCTGACGGGATTAGCAGTCTAGAAAATGAGGTTCATCGAGTATTTCCAGAAACTAGATTTCAGAAATGTATTGTCCATAAAATGAGGAATATTTTAAATAAAACTAGACCAAAGGATAAAGCAGAGATGGCAATAGACCTCAAAGAATTGTTTGATAATTTTAGTGAAAATGACACGACTGAGAAGGCATTAAAAAAAGTGGAGATATTTATACAGAAATGGAAAAATAGATATCCAAATATTGCTAGTTTTTTTAAAGAAGGAAAAATTGAATATTATTTCACCTATATAGAATTTCATCCAGAGGTTAGAAGGATGATATATACTACAAATAGTATTGAGAATTTAAATAGAATAATTAGGAAAGCAACGAAGAATAAACTATCTTTTGAAAAACCAGAATACTTATTAGACTATGTTTTTATGGTTATTAAAGAATTCGAAGAAAAAAACTTCCAAAAATATCCAGTTACAAACTACAAGTATTTTAAAATAATTAATTAA
- a CDS encoding class II fructose-bisphosphate aldolase family protein yields the protein MLSHIKDIIKDAEEKGYAVGAFNVHNLESIQAVAEVAQELKSPVIIQASEGAIKYIGMKNFVNLVTVAATDIAKDVPVAFHLDHGGSAEIVYKCIEAGFTSVHIDASALPFEENLKLSKEVIDFAHQKDIWVQGEIGAIMGGHGVVGGTIEDVPIAKLEDVIEFSEKTGVDTIAAAIGTAHGNFDNEDVKIDLLKAIKEKTKKPFILHGGSGVPDEMITEAIKEGVNVINIGTDIKVAFSSTLKKTCLDNPEESDPRNLLRPCIDAVKDVVANKMKLFDSVNKA from the coding sequence ATGCTATCTCATATAAAAGATATTATTAAGGACGCCGAAGAAAAAGGATATGCCGTTGGAGCATTTAATGTTCATAATTTAGAGTCTATTCAAGCTGTCGCAGAAGTTGCTCAAGAGTTAAAATCTCCTGTTATTATTCAAGCATCAGAGGGGGCAATAAAATATATTGGGATGAAAAATTTCGTAAATCTAGTTACAGTTGCAGCTACAGATATAGCAAAAGATGTTCCAGTAGCTTTTCATCTCGATCATGGTGGCTCAGCTGAAATTGTATATAAATGTATTGAGGCTGGATTTACTTCTGTCCATATTGATGCTTCAGCCTTGCCTTTTGAAGAAAATTTAAAACTGTCTAAAGAAGTAATTGATTTCGCACACCAAAAAGATATTTGGGTTCAAGGAGAAATAGGAGCAATTATGGGTGGTCATGGTGTGGTTGGAGGAACTATCGAAGATGTCCCAATTGCAAAGCTTGAAGATGTGATTGAATTTTCTGAAAAGACAGGAGTTGATACAATTGCAGCTGCTATAGGGACAGCTCATGGAAATTTTGATAATGAAGATGTTAAGATTGATTTACTTAAAGCAATAAAAGAAAAGACGAAGAAACCCTTTATTTTACATGGAGGCTCTGGTGTTCCTGACGAGATGATTACAGAAGCAATTAAAGAGGGTGTAAATGTGATAAATATAGGGACGGATATAAAGGTCGCTTTTTCTTCAACACTCAAAAAGACTTGTCTTGATAATCCAGAAGAGTCAGATCCAAGAAATTTGTTAAGACCATGTATTGACGCTGTTAAAGATGTGGTTGCTAATAAAATGAAATTATTTGATTCTGTTAATAAAGCATAA
- the tpiA gene encoding triose-phosphate isomerase, which produces MSKNKIVIANWKMKLTLAESKELAQKVKDKFVGFNEDEVVICPNFLSICEVDKIIKDSPVGLGAQDVFWEELGAYSGEISASMLKEAGCKYVIIGHSERRKFLMENYEMIHKELKSVMAVKGMVPVVCIGENWDERKTERRDYVLFEQLQQALTGIEVGEHQEIIVAYEPIWAIGSGTAIEPAEADYAHKIIRLTLNDMFGEETIQNNFKIIYGGSINKDNVVGFNGLDNIDGLLVGGASLDADEFLIVANKILKK; this is translated from the coding sequence ATGAGTAAAAACAAAATAGTTATAGCTAATTGGAAAATGAAACTAACTTTAGCTGAGAGCAAAGAACTGGCTCAAAAAGTGAAAGATAAGTTTGTGGGCTTTAATGAGGATGAAGTGGTGATTTGTCCTAACTTTCTTTCAATTTGTGAAGTAGACAAGATAATCAAAGATTCTCCTGTTGGGTTAGGAGCTCAAGATGTTTTTTGGGAAGAGCTTGGAGCTTATTCAGGAGAGATTTCTGCTAGCATGCTGAAGGAAGCAGGTTGTAAATATGTTATTATTGGACATTCTGAGAGAAGGAAATTTTTAATGGAAAATTATGAGATGATTCATAAGGAATTAAAATCTGTTATGGCCGTAAAAGGAATGGTTCCTGTCGTTTGTATTGGTGAAAACTGGGATGAAAGAAAAACAGAAAGGAGAGACTACGTTTTGTTTGAGCAGTTGCAACAAGCTTTAACTGGGATTGAAGTTGGTGAACATCAGGAAATAATAGTTGCCTATGAACCTATTTGGGCTATTGGGTCAGGGACTGCTATCGAGCCTGCCGAAGCTGATTATGCTCATAAAATTATTAGACTTACTCTTAACGATATGTTCGGAGAAGAGACAATCCAAAATAATTTTAAAATTATTTATGGAGGAAGCATCAATAAAGACAATGTTGTAGGCTTTAACGGGCTAGATAATATTGACGGTCTTTTGGTTGGTGGGGCTAGCCTTGATGCAGATGAATTTTTAATTGTCGCTAATAAAATACTAAAAAAATAA
- a CDS encoding serine hydrolase translates to MKKFLFSNKIYLPIVFLLSVTMIYGAYYVEANFVQVEDEGRVLGLSEEYVNEYFLPVSPDIDEEYSREFFELENFPQKMNKGNIPEFNSSSVYIYSPTSDYVFAEKNSENVQAIASITKLMTALVFLENNSGWENIYEIKRGDRIEGGRVYVYLGDNVRVVDLFNLSLVASANTATKALVSSTGFSEEEFVQKMNEKAKDLVMNNSRFVDPIGISSLNVSTARDLSLLLKEVMEKKDIRETTEKKEYSFKTVEGVVKRAYSTDGLLGKYPKNGVSLLGGKTGYIDAAGFCFAGVFKNNKDKEVISIILGASDPHTRFSETDELVSWIYSSFIW, encoded by the coding sequence ATGAAAAAATTTTTATTTTCTAATAAAATATATCTACCAATTGTGTTCCTTCTGAGTGTAACGATGATTTATGGGGCATATTATGTCGAGGCTAATTTTGTTCAAGTAGAAGATGAAGGAAGAGTGTTGGGGCTTAGTGAAGAATATGTGAATGAATATTTTTTGCCAGTTTCACCAGATATAGATGAGGAGTACTCAAGGGAATTTTTTGAACTAGAGAACTTTCCTCAAAAAATGAATAAAGGGAATATTCCAGAATTTAATTCTTCAAGCGTCTATATCTACAGTCCAACGAGCGATTATGTTTTTGCGGAGAAGAATTCAGAAAATGTTCAAGCGATTGCGAGTATAACAAAATTAATGACAGCTCTAGTTTTTCTTGAAAATAATTCTGGTTGGGAAAATATTTATGAAATTAAGAGAGGAGATAGAATTGAAGGAGGCCGTGTTTATGTGTATTTGGGAGATAATGTAAGAGTGGTAGATCTGTTTAATCTAAGTTTAGTAGCGTCAGCAAATACTGCAACAAAAGCATTGGTTAGCTCAACTGGTTTTTCAGAGGAAGAGTTTGTTCAAAAAATGAATGAAAAAGCAAAAGATTTAGTGATGAATAATAGTAGATTTGTAGATCCAATAGGGATAAGTTCACTAAATGTTTCTACCGCTCGTGATCTTTCTTTATTACTTAAGGAGGTTATGGAAAAGAAGGACATTAGAGAGACAACAGAAAAAAAAGAATATAGTTTTAAAACCGTCGAAGGTGTTGTTAAAAGAGCCTATAGTACTGATGGCCTTCTTGGGAAATACCCAAAAAATGGTGTTAGTCTTCTGGGGGGAAAAACAGGATATATTGATGCAGCGGGATTTTGTTTTGCTGGGGTTTTTAAAAATAACAAAGACAAAGAGGTTATTTCCATAATTTTAGGTGCTAGCGACCCTCATACACGCTTTAGTGAGACTGATGAACTCGTCTCTTGGATTTATTCAAGTTTTATTTGGTGA
- the scpB gene encoding SMC-Scp complex subunit ScpB codes for MSSLKSKIESLLFVSAKPMSSKQLADVFKKDETDVKKAGDALVDIYKNDQRGIQIIKNGSKYQMVSSPENSSFVSEFIKDETTGELSRPSLETLTIVAYRGPIAKLDLDRIRGVNCSLILRNLLLRGLVLADEDKERGETIFNVSFDFLRFLGVNDVKELPDYEKLHKDETIDNILNIDPSIDLAHTETKEDKEDSREGDVEEKIEEDGYNKDTGDNQEEQIKE; via the coding sequence ATGAGTAGTTTGAAATCAAAAATTGAATCACTTTTGTTTGTATCAGCTAAGCCAATGTCATCAAAGCAATTGGCCGATGTTTTTAAAAAAGATGAGACAGATGTTAAGAAGGCTGGAGACGCCTTGGTTGATATATACAAGAATGATCAAAGGGGAATACAAATAATTAAAAATGGTTCCAAATATCAAATGGTAAGTTCCCCGGAAAATTCTTCTTTCGTGTCCGAGTTTATAAAAGATGAGACAACTGGAGAGTTATCAAGACCGAGCCTTGAAACGCTAACCATTGTTGCCTATAGGGGACCAATTGCGAAACTTGACCTAGATAGAATTCGAGGCGTTAATTGTAGTTTGATACTTAGGAATTTATTGTTAAGGGGATTGGTTCTGGCCGATGAAGATAAGGAGAGAGGAGAAACTATTTTTAATGTTAGTTTTGATTTTTTGAGATTTTTGGGAGTTAACGATGTTAAGGAATTGCCAGATTATGAAAAATTACATAAAGACGAAACGATTGATAATATATTAAATATTGATCCTTCAATAGATTTGGCTCATACAGAAACGAAAGAAGATAAAGAAGATTCTAGAGAAGGGGATGTGGAAGAAAAGATTGAGGAAGATGGTTACAATAAAGACACTGGTGATAATCAAGAAGAACAAATAAAAGAATAA
- a CDS encoding segregation/condensation protein A, translating into MKIKLEKFEGPLSLLLKLIEKEELDITQISLSKIADQYVEYIRNSSFIDPEELADFLLLAARLLLIKSKAMLPYLYPEEEAEIEDLERQLRIYKEFLDATKKVEIILGKKKFMFAREFNRKVALGNTSVFSPPKSLEKKEMAEVFKSLLIRIKPAEKLGEDKIETKVSIEDKISFIKNLIGTRIKMSFSKIFSQAKTKTEKIVSFLAMLELIKQKEIVAEQGSLFSEISLNKYKEIN; encoded by the coding sequence ATGAAGATAAAACTTGAAAAATTTGAAGGACCATTGAGTCTTCTTTTGAAATTGATTGAAAAAGAAGAGCTTGATATTACCCAAATTTCCTTATCAAAAATTGCCGACCAGTACGTTGAGTATATTAGAAATTCTTCTTTTATTGACCCCGAGGAATTGGCTGATTTTTTGTTATTAGCGGCACGGCTTCTTTTAATAAAATCAAAAGCAATGCTTCCTTATCTCTATCCTGAAGAGGAAGCGGAGATTGAGGATTTAGAAAGACAACTTCGGATATATAAAGAGTTTTTGGATGCAACTAAAAAAGTTGAAATTATACTGGGCAAAAAGAAGTTTATGTTTGCTCGTGAGTTTAATAGAAAAGTGGCCCTAGGGAATACAAGCGTTTTTTCTCCTCCAAAGAGCTTGGAAAAGAAGGAAATGGCAGAAGTTTTTAAGTCACTACTCATAAGGATTAAACCAGCCGAGAAACTTGGTGAAGACAAGATTGAAACAAAGGTTAGTATTGAAGATAAAATTTCTTTTATAAAAAACTTAATAGGGACCAGAATAAAAATGAGTTTTTCCAAAATATTTTCACAGGCAAAAACGAAAACAGAAAAGATTGTTAGTTTTCTTGCTATGCTTGAATTAATAAAACAAAAAGAAATTGTCGCAGAGCAAGGTTCACTTTTTTCGGAAATTAGTTTAAATAAATACAAAGAAATTAATTAA
- a CDS encoding YbaK/EbsC family protein, producing the protein MAKKTKIPAKLLTYLDKAGINHEILEHKTVYTAFDAASTMKKKINEIAKSLLVKADKDYYVVVLPADNNLNLDKVAKIIKKETGKEVKSVKIPGEKIMQAVFKIKAGTMSAFGNIYKLPVIVDESLAKVKKAVFSSGSYNHSIEVATKDFIKSEEAILGSFGVKKKIKVQKPVIKKKKVSPKKVVKKSVLKKKPVAKKKPVAKKAVKKTSVKKKPVAKKVVKKKIVKK; encoded by the coding sequence ATGGCTAAAAAAACAAAAATTCCAGCAAAACTACTCACTTATCTCGATAAGGCTGGTATAAATCATGAAATATTAGAGCACAAAACTGTCTATACTGCTTTTGATGCAGCATCCACAATGAAAAAGAAAATAAATGAGATTGCCAAGTCATTACTAGTAAAAGCTGATAAAGATTATTATGTTGTTGTCCTGCCAGCGGATAATAATTTAAATCTAGATAAGGTTGCTAAAATTATTAAAAAGGAAACAGGCAAAGAAGTAAAATCAGTGAAAATCCCTGGAGAGAAAATAATGCAAGCAGTTTTTAAAATAAAAGCAGGGACAATGAGTGCTTTTGGAAATATCTATAAGCTACCAGTGATAGTTGATGAGAGTTTGGCTAAGGTTAAAAAGGCTGTATTCTCTTCTGGCTCATACAATCATTCAATAGAAGTAGCCACAAAAGATTTTATAAAATCAGAAGAAGCTATTTTAGGTTCTTTCGGAGTGAAAAAGAAAATAAAAGTTCAGAAGCCTGTTATTAAGAAAAAAAAGGTGAGTCCCAAAAAAGTTGTGAAAAAATCCGTCTTAAAGAAAAAACCAGTAGCGAAGAAGAAGCCAGTTGCTAAAAAAGCTGTCAAAAAGACTTCAGTTAAGAAGAAGCCAGTTGCTAAGAAGGTGGTAAAGAAAAAAATAGTAAAAAAATAA
- a CDS encoding DUF5671 domain-containing protein — MEKKSISAKFAFFYLLSLASLISMALAVGNIIFQIINKNIVDILNEFSSSYSSSTLRFAIASILVSAPIYYLSTITINKSLKKGELKEDSEIRRWLTYLIMFASFMVLSGWFIGVVFNFLGGELSLKFGLKALTAIGIAAAIFSYYFYDIRRHDIEEKKDKVVLSYFYSTLLIVVVALISAFIFVESPTEARERRIDNEILSRLDNINMGLEQYYLENSGLPETLDEMLQESSFIKSDKIKDPRKNEVFQYEVIEDREYKICANFSLSNEGSDSDYSYAYLNERWPHPLGEYCFTKNVENLKRLNLEGVSPKEIIQ; from the coding sequence ATGGAAAAGAAATCTATCTCAGCAAAATTCGCATTTTTTTATTTATTGTCTCTGGCCTCTCTTATTTCAATGGCGCTAGCCGTTGGTAATATTATTTTTCAAATTATAAATAAAAATATTGTTGATATTTTAAATGAGTTTAGTTCCTCATACTCTTCCTCAACCTTGCGTTTTGCTATTGCCTCTATTTTAGTGTCAGCCCCTATCTACTATCTTTCAACAATTACCATTAATAAAAGTTTAAAAAAAGGGGAATTAAAAGAAGATTCAGAAATAAGGAGATGGTTAACTTATTTGATAATGTTTGCTTCTTTCATGGTTTTATCTGGATGGTTTATTGGTGTTGTTTTTAATTTTCTTGGTGGTGAACTAAGTTTGAAATTTGGATTAAAAGCTTTAACGGCAATCGGCATTGCAGCCGCAATTTTTTCTTATTATTTTTATGATATTAGGAGACACGATATTGAAGAGAAAAAAGACAAAGTGGTCCTTTCATATTTTTATAGCACACTCCTAATTGTTGTTGTTGCACTTATCTCGGCTTTTATTTTCGTTGAATCTCCTACAGAAGCTAGAGAAAGAAGAATCGATAATGAAATACTATCAAGACTCGACAATATAAATATGGGTCTTGAGCAATATTATTTAGAAAATAGTGGTTTACCAGAAACCTTAGATGAAATGCTCCAAGAATCTTCTTTTATCAAATCTGATAAAATAAAAGATCCTAGAAAAAATGAAGTTTTTCAATATGAGGTCATAGAAGACAGGGAATACAAAATTTGTGCAAACTTTTCTCTCTCAAATGAAGGGTCTGATTCTGATTATTCCTATGCATACCTAAATGAGAGATGGCCTCATCCATTGGGAGAATACTGTTTTACAAAGAATGTTGAGAATCTTAAAAGATTAAACTTGGAAGGAGTATCACCGAAAGAGATTATCCAATAA